CATTCAATTTTTGAGCAATTGTAATATGTGGTACAAATACATGCTTAGGTGCACCTAGGTTAATATTTTCTTTTAATGACGTATGCACGCTTTCTAATTGTGGTGTAGGATCTACGCGGAAAAAAATCGCATTCGTCGTAGGATAAAAAGAGCTAATTCGGGAAGCATGAATTTGTAATGGTGCAAATCGGGCTGAAATTTCTTCTAAGCTTTTGGAAATTTCACCAATTTGAGATTCATCTGCATCGAATGCATCCTTTAATGTAATATGTGGCGTAATTAATGCGTAGTGTGGGTCATAGCGTTTTCGATAAGTGTTTGCTAAATCTTGTATTTTTTTTGATGGAAAAGCAACAATACCGTATTTCAAATTCATTACCCCCTAAAAATTTATCAGACTTTATCTGATTATAACAGAAAATTATGTTAATAAACATTTCCTACTCTGCTATTATCCGAAAATTTGGGTTAGTGCACGTTTTAAATCGGGCTTCCAATATGTCCAAGTATGGTTACCGTCGAATTCTTCGTAAAACGTATCAACACCAAGCGTTAAAAACAATTGGTGTAGCTCTCGATTTGGTGTTAAAAAGTCTTTAACCGACTTGTCCTTAAAAATAACCTCTTTTTCAAGTAGGCCAATAATATGGTAAACCGAAAGAATGTCTAAGTTTTTTGCATTTCGAACGGCATTAAGGACATGTTCGTCTACAAAAGGTGATTGTAAAATTGCTTTTCCGAAAATATTAGGGTAATGAATCGCCGTCATAAGTGAAATAGTTGCTGCCATAGAGTCACCAATAAGTGCGCGGCTACCGCCCATATGAGATGTAGAAAACTCTGCATCTAAATAAGGGACTAATTCATGAGCTAAAAAGCGCATATACGCTTCGAATTGATCACCAGTTGGGATGTACTTACGTTTACGGTCTTGATAGTCTTTGTAAGGTACACCAACGATGATCATATTTTCGACAATAAAGTCGTCAATCAATTGATCGGCAAGGCGCGGGATTCCACCTAGCTGGAAGTAATCTTTACCATCCGATGCGATTAAAATGTTATATTCATATAGTGGAGAATAGTTGGCTGGAATATAGATTAATAATTCTAATTCCTCATTTAATGCATTACTAAAAAAAGCAATATTTTCTACCGTGCCCTTATCCAAAGCAGTCACTCCTGTCTTACGTTTGTCTTCAAAATTGTATCATAAAGAAAAATAAAGTTGTAATATAGAGAGAGTTAGGTAAGAGTACGCTAAAATTAT
This portion of the Solibacillus daqui genome encodes:
- a CDS encoding YjcG family protein, which translates into the protein MKYGIVAFPSKKIQDLANTYRKRYDPHYALITPHITLKDAFDADESQIGEISKSLEEISARFAPLQIHASRISSFYPTTNAIFFRVDPTPQLESVHTSLKENINLGAPKHVFVPHITIAQKLNASEHDDIFGQLRMVGVDETDVIDRIHLLYQLEDGSWTTYETYKLTGAE
- a CDS encoding alpha/beta hydrolase codes for the protein MDKGTVENIAFFSNALNEELELLIYIPANYSPLYEYNILIASDGKDYFQLGGIPRLADQLIDDFIVENMIIVGVPYKDYQDRKRKYIPTGDQFEAYMRFLAHELVPYLDAEFSTSHMGGSRALIGDSMAATISLMTAIHYPNIFGKAILQSPFVDEHVLNAVRNAKNLDILSVYHIIGLLEKEVIFKDKSVKDFLTPNRELHQLFLTLGVDTFYEEFDGNHTWTYWKPDLKRALTQIFG